A stretch of the Archangium violaceum genome encodes the following:
- a CDS encoding inositol monophosphatase family protein: MKNRMEDEALLPAVVTAVQAAGRHLKNRFSFDSRLGNREEIVAAIHANDVESSGLLREGLRQARPGAGWIEDELAVGPLPPGEWWVTDPVEGNINHIHGMADWCVTATLVRDNTPVLTVVYLPMTGDTYTALRGGGAHLNGVRLHASAKTKLDAALVGTGQAMPGESRETHRRIGESVTAMLEGALVLRVSVPATLQLIQVAAGRMDIFWQYSQVLSGLLAGALLVEEAGGRVTDTHGRPWSLASGDFLAAAANLHAASVEVLSRLA, encoded by the coding sequence ATGAAGAACCGCATGGAAGATGAAGCGTTGCTGCCCGCCGTCGTGACGGCCGTCCAGGCTGCGGGACGCCACCTGAAGAATCGTTTCTCCTTCGACTCCCGCCTGGGAAACAGGGAGGAAATCGTCGCCGCGATCCACGCCAACGACGTGGAATCGTCAGGACTTCTGCGCGAGGGGTTGAGGCAAGCGCGCCCGGGCGCGGGGTGGATCGAGGACGAGCTCGCGGTGGGCCCGTTGCCGCCCGGAGAGTGGTGGGTCACGGACCCCGTGGAGGGCAACATCAATCACATCCACGGGATGGCTGACTGGTGTGTCACGGCGACGCTGGTGCGGGACAACACGCCAGTGCTCACCGTGGTGTACCTGCCCATGACGGGCGACACCTATACCGCGCTCCGGGGCGGCGGCGCCCATCTCAATGGGGTACGCCTGCACGCGTCGGCCAAGACGAAGCTGGACGCGGCCCTGGTCGGGACCGGTCAGGCGATGCCGGGCGAGAGCCGTGAAACCCACCGCCGGATCGGCGAGTCCGTCACCGCGATGCTCGAAGGCGCCCTGGTCCTGCGCGTGTCGGTGCCGGCCACCCTGCAACTCATCCAGGTCGCGGCCGGGCGGATGGACATCTTCTGGCAGTACAGCCAGGTCCTCTCCGGTCTGCTGGCGGGCGCCCTACTGGTCGAGGAAGCCGGCGGCAGGGTTACCGACACGCACGGCCGTCCGTGGAGCCTGGCGAGTGGCGACTTCCTGGCCGCCGCCGCGAACCTCCATGCCGCCTCGGTCGAGGTGTTGTCCCGGCTCGCCTGA
- a CDS encoding NADPH-dependent F420 reductase — protein sequence MNRIGILGSGRVATALATRLATAGHDVTIGTRNVAGTSAKWTGPAVTFAAPPQTAREASLIINATPGDTSLERLGALREALDGKILVDVSNATRRGAEGLPAGLSFPDSSLAEHLQHALPGTRVVKTLNTMLFSVMVNPRGLAHPPTAFLSGNDEGAKATVRQLLHDLGWPPDWIEDLGDISTARGAEALILLVPHILRGRGFAPFALTVAR from the coding sequence ATGAACCGCATTGGAATCCTCGGCTCGGGCCGTGTCGCCACGGCCCTCGCTACCAGGCTCGCGACCGCCGGGCACGACGTAACGATCGGAACGCGGAATGTCGCTGGCACGTCAGCGAAGTGGACCGGACCGGCGGTCACGTTCGCGGCTCCTCCCCAGACCGCGCGCGAGGCCTCTCTCATCATCAACGCAACGCCTGGAGACACCAGCCTGGAGCGGCTCGGTGCCCTCCGCGAGGCGTTGGACGGAAAGATCCTGGTGGATGTCTCGAACGCCACCCGGCGTGGCGCGGAGGGACTGCCGGCGGGATTGAGCTTTCCCGACAGCAGTCTGGCCGAGCACCTGCAACACGCCCTGCCCGGCACTCGTGTCGTCAAGACGCTCAACACCATGCTCTTCTCCGTCATGGTCAACCCGCGTGGCCTCGCCCATCCCCCGACCGCGTTCCTGTCAGGCAACGACGAGGGCGCGAAGGCGACCGTCCGCCAGCTGCTTCACGACCTCGGCTGGCCTCCCGATTGGATCGAGGATCTGGGAGACATCTCCACCGCCCGGGGAGCGGAAGCGCTCATCCTGCTCGTGCCACACATCCTCCGCGGCCGCGGTTTCGCCCCCTTCGCGCTCACGGTCGCGAGGTGA
- a CDS encoding arabinan endo-1,5-alpha-L-arabinosidase codes for MTRKIRFAALAVLTTASLTMAATEAPLADPLAAYPNPGRVTGDIGIHDPSMVKTPAGTYLAVSTGPNLQLKTSADRTAFRNAGAVFPNGAAWTTAYTGGSRDLWAPDISYRNGRYYLYYSASTFGSNRSAIFLATSTTGASGSWTHQGLVIESSPGNDYNAIDPNLYVDPQGRWWLTFGSFWSGIKMIALDASTGKRSDNTIRSIAGRGGGAIEAPFLTRRGSYYYLWVSFDRCCQGASSTYRIMVGRSTSVTGPFVDRNGTVMTAGGGTEILAGHGSIHGPGHQAVLTDNDADVLVYHYYTDSGAPTLGINLIGYDSQGWPFVY; via the coding sequence ATGACCCGAAAAATCAGGTTTGCAGCTCTGGCGGTTCTCACCACAGCTTCCCTGACGATGGCCGCGACCGAGGCCCCCCTCGCGGACCCGCTGGCCGCGTACCCGAATCCCGGACGCGTCACCGGCGACATTGGCATCCACGATCCATCCATGGTCAAGACCCCGGCGGGGACGTACCTGGCCGTGTCCACGGGACCCAATTTGCAGCTCAAGACGTCGGCCGACCGCACGGCCTTCCGCAACGCGGGCGCGGTCTTCCCGAACGGCGCGGCCTGGACCACCGCATACACCGGCGGCAGCCGCGACCTCTGGGCGCCGGACATATCCTACCGGAACGGCCGTTACTACCTCTACTACTCGGCCTCGACGTTCGGCTCGAACCGCTCGGCGATCTTCCTGGCCACCAGCACGACCGGCGCCTCCGGTTCGTGGACCCATCAGGGGTTGGTGATCGAGTCCTCGCCAGGCAATGACTACAACGCCATCGATCCCAACCTTTACGTCGACCCGCAGGGCCGCTGGTGGCTGACGTTCGGCTCGTTCTGGTCGGGGATCAAGATGATCGCGCTCGACGCCTCTACCGGCAAGCGCTCGGACAACACGATCCGTTCCATCGCCGGGCGCGGCGGAGGAGCGATCGAGGCGCCTTTCCTCACCCGGCGCGGGTCGTACTACTACCTGTGGGTGTCGTTCGATCGGTGCTGCCAGGGCGCGTCGAGCACCTACCGGATCATGGTCGGCCGCTCGACGAGCGTGACCGGGCCGTTCGTGGACCGCAATGGCACGGTGATGACTGCCGGCGGGGGAACCGAGATCCTGGCCGGGCACGGCTCGATCCACGGCCCTGGGCATCAGGCGGTGCTGACGGACAATGACGCGGACGTGCTGGTGTATCACTACTACACGGACAGCGGTGCGCCCACTCTGGGGATCAACCTCATCGGTTACGACTCCCAGGGATGGCCCTTTGTCTATTGA
- a CDS encoding rhamnogalacturonan lyase — protein MLRHLLFGRAACLLAGAAIVGIATPATAQYQRETLGRGVVAVPASNGGTLVSWRLLATDPAGVGFHVYRDGTRLTTTPLTDRTNMRDTRGTPSSTYTVRAVVNGSEQEASPAAAIWSGGYLNIPLQKPAGGTTPDGVAYTYVANDASVGDLNGDGQYELVLKWDPTNAKDNSQSGYTGNVYIDAYQLNGTRLWRIDLGRNIRAGAHYTQFQVFDYDGNGRAEVVMKTADGTVDGQGRVIGNASADHRNSAGYVLAGPEFLTVFEGTTGRALSTVNYVVPRHPDTQNPSPSQLNSIWGDNYGNRADRFLAATAYLDGSRPSIIMARGYYTRTTVTAWDFRNGSLTQRWLFDSRALGDSRYSGQGNHQLSIADVDGDGRDEILYGAMALDDNGTRLWSSGLGHGDAMHVSDLIPSRPGLERFGVHESPGSNGGIGAAMLDARTGQRIWTSSASSDVGRGISADIDPRHPGAEAWASNSSTLYNSTGQNIGTRPGPMNFAIWWDGDKQRELLDGVTISKWNYTEQTLSTLLSPSGTASNNGTKANPVLSADILGDWREELIVRTTDSTALRIYSSPYSSNYRYVTLMHDPVYRLGVAWQNTAYNQPPHLSYFIGDN, from the coding sequence ATGCTCAGACATCTCCTGTTTGGCCGCGCCGCTTGCCTGCTGGCAGGCGCCGCGATCGTTGGTATTGCCACCCCCGCCACCGCCCAGTACCAGCGTGAGACACTTGGACGCGGCGTCGTTGCCGTGCCCGCATCGAACGGCGGCACCCTGGTCTCCTGGCGCCTGCTGGCCACAGACCCGGCCGGCGTCGGCTTCCACGTCTACCGCGATGGCACCAGGCTCACGACGACTCCGCTCACCGACCGCACCAACATGCGTGACACGCGGGGCACGCCGAGCTCCACCTACACCGTTCGCGCGGTCGTGAACGGCAGCGAGCAGGAGGCCTCCCCCGCAGCCGCGATCTGGTCTGGCGGCTATCTCAACATCCCACTGCAGAAGCCCGCCGGCGGCACCACGCCCGACGGCGTCGCCTACACATATGTGGCGAACGACGCGAGCGTCGGCGATCTCAATGGCGATGGACAGTACGAGCTCGTGCTGAAGTGGGACCCGACCAACGCCAAGGACAACAGCCAATCGGGCTACACCGGCAATGTCTACATCGACGCCTATCAATTGAACGGCACCCGGCTGTGGCGGATCGACCTCGGCCGCAACATCCGCGCGGGCGCGCACTACACGCAGTTCCAGGTGTTCGACTATGACGGCAACGGCCGCGCCGAGGTCGTGATGAAGACCGCCGACGGCACCGTCGACGGCCAGGGCCGCGTCATCGGCAATGCGAGCGCGGACCATCGCAACAGCGCGGGCTACGTCCTCGCCGGCCCCGAATTCCTCACGGTGTTCGAAGGCACCACCGGCCGCGCGCTGTCCACCGTCAACTACGTCGTGCCGCGCCACCCCGATACGCAGAATCCTTCGCCGAGCCAGCTCAACAGCATCTGGGGCGACAACTACGGCAACCGCGCCGACCGCTTCCTCGCCGCCACCGCCTATCTCGATGGCAGCCGTCCCAGCATCATCATGGCGCGCGGGTACTACACCCGCACCACCGTCACCGCCTGGGACTTCCGCAACGGCTCGCTCACCCAGCGCTGGCTGTTCGACAGCCGGGCGCTCGGCGACTCACGCTATTCCGGCCAGGGCAACCATCAGCTCAGCATCGCCGACGTCGATGGCGACGGCCGCGATGAAATCCTGTATGGCGCCATGGCCTTGGACGACAACGGCACGCGGCTGTGGTCCAGTGGCCTCGGCCATGGCGACGCGATGCACGTCTCTGATCTCATCCCGTCGCGCCCTGGCCTCGAACGGTTCGGTGTCCATGAGAGCCCGGGCAGCAACGGCGGCATCGGCGCCGCGATGCTCGACGCGCGCACCGGCCAGCGCATCTGGACGAGTTCCGCCTCCAGCGATGTCGGCCGCGGCATCTCGGCCGACATCGATCCGCGCCACCCCGGCGCCGAGGCGTGGGCGTCCAACTCGAGCACGCTCTACAACTCCACCGGCCAGAACATCGGCACGCGCCCCGGCCCGATGAACTTCGCCATCTGGTGGGATGGAGACAAGCAGCGCGAGCTGCTCGACGGCGTCACCATCAGCAAGTGGAACTACACGGAGCAGACGCTCTCGACGTTGCTCTCGCCCTCGGGCACCGCGTCCAATAACGGCACCAAGGCCAACCCGGTGCTCAGCGCCGACATCCTCGGTGACTGGCGTGAGGAGCTGATCGTTCGGACCACCGACAGCACGGCGCTGCGCATCTATTCCTCGCCGTATTCGTCCAACTACCGCTACGTCACGCTGATGCACGATCCGGTGTACCGGCTCGGCGTCGCCTGGCAGAACACCGCCTACAACCAGCCGCCGCACCTCAGCTACTTCATCGGCGACAACTGA